In Palaemon carinicauda isolate YSFRI2023 chromosome 28, ASM3689809v2, whole genome shotgun sequence, the sequence TCCATTGTGCacatttattataatttcaagtttttaagacagtatatggtgtagactacatatcctactttcagaagtagcaattgtttacaaggtgttactaacaggtagacgtctcttaactcaaaatgctgctctttagtgttgatgattttcatagtgacccagagtcacacctgacttccattgttgtcgctaataagaatgaacttttgttgttagCAGCTAAATTTGGGGTAGCGCTTCCTCCTAATGCAAAGACGGATATAGTACGTAATTAcatagtacagcattgtataagtgaagacctagtggatagttctgagggcagcaaatatattgtagacgtgggtgataaattgtcggatgtagagtatatgaagctggctattcagttagagcaaacggaaagggaaaccataaatgctgaactagagaagatAAAGAGAGAAGAGCAAATGAAAAAGGAAgccataaatgctgaactagagaagaaaaagagagagttggaaatagaaaatCAGGCTTTATTAGAAAGACGGCAAAAGGAATTTGAGTTTGTTCAAGCTAAATTAGACTATGAAGCTCAGTTAGCTCAGCAAGTGGAAGAAAGTAAAATCAGGTTAAGTatggaaaataaaaaacaagaattagAACTGGAAACTAGACAACCAATGAAATTTGATTTAACTAGATGCATCAAGTTAGTTCCTAAGTTCGATGAGACTGAAGTTGGtgtgttttttaagaattttgaagacGGCTTCTTACATCAAATGGCCTCTTGAACAATGGGTGTGGCTCATTAAGCCTAAGCTGGTCGGGAAGGCTGCCACTGTTGTTAGTGGTCGGGTAGGCGAATCGAGCTATATGGTAATCAAAAAAgctgttttagatgcatatgctGTAACTAGTGAAGGTTATCATCAAAAGTTTTGTAATTATGTTAAGCCCCATATTATGACTTGGACTGAATTTGCTgcagaaaaattaaggttgtttagGAAGTGGCTTGACTCAGATGTAGTTACTTATGAGGAATTAAATAGTCTCATTGtaactgaggaatttaagagacgtctccctcaaaatatcatgttttatatagctgataaggaagagaaggatctcaaaaaggcagctgttttggctgataaCTATTCATTAATACGTAAAGGCAGTCTgggtaatgtaaaacaacatagagcagaaccactgggtgataaagatgggaagactgataggggtttgttttgcaattattgtaagaaggaaggccACATGATTAGTAATTGTCCAAATCCTGCATGTAAGAGGGGAAAATTGACTGAAAACAGAGCTCCAGTTAAGGTGTTCCCAGGATACAAATCAGACGCCGGTAAAGAATCTGTAATGCATTGCGTATCACAGGAcaagaatttgtttgaaaaattcatttgtaacggtacaatatcattgcacagtactgataaacccattaaagtaagaatgttaagggatacaggttcaaaccaaagcattttaattaaaagtGTTGTTCCAAATCTCACATTGCTTGATGAAAAGGTTGTAGTCAGGGATTTAACTGACACTAAACTATTGCCGCTTACAGAAGTGTTCATGGATTGTCTGTATGTAACTAGTAAAGTAAAAATGgctgttagagaagggaatttccccttgcaaaatgtacaagtgttacttggtaatgatcttgctggagaactgttgttacccaatctgataatgtatgaaactcctggaataatagaggaaagtgaaaatgaaagagaTCGTGAGTGccaaaaagaggaaaattaataaagAGTCAAAAGTGGAGGGTTGTGTTAATGTGACGACCCGCAGTATGGTTGACAATGATCGAGTGAAAGTAAGTGTACCTAACCTCGCAGATAAAGTACAAATGAACAAGAAAAGCCTTGTAAAGTTACAGAGAGAAGATCCAACTCTAAAGGGTGTTTATAAGCAAGCATtggagaaaggaatggaaaaggtacTTGGATATTACTTTAAGGATGATGTACTTTTCAGGTTATATAGACCTCCTAGGCTGGGTAATGATGAAACATGGAGTGACAGAGAACAGTTAGTAGTCCCTCATGATTTACATAAAGATTTATTGGAGCTCGctcataatgtttattcacattttggaattactaaaacttacaaccgcttagcttatgattttttctggaaTAAAATGAAGGCGGATGTTGTAAgtttcattaaacattgtcatatttgtcaaattACCGGTAAACCTAATGAGGTTATACCAATGGCACCTTTGAATCCTATTATTGTACCTCATGAGCCATTCCATTGAATTATCATGGATTGTGTAGGTCCACTGCCTAAGACAAAGAAAGGTAATCAATATCTTGTGAATATAATGTGCCCTACCTCACGATTTCCTATTGCACTTCCAGTcaggaatatttcctctaaaaaagttcttaaccacttactcaaagtatttacaacttacgggtttcctaaggaaatccagtgtgataggggcactaattttactagtgatgtttttcagaaaactatgaatgagttgtgtataaaacagtgtctctcatctccttatcacccacaATCTCAGGGAGCATGAGAACGGCATCATCAGACTTTAAAATCGTTGCTTAGGAAATTTTGTATTGAATCTGAATCTGATTGGGATGAAGGCATAGACTATGTACTATTTGTAATTAGGGAAGTACCTTCTGAGTCTCTAGGTGTATCACCTTTTGAAATGCTATAAGGTCGTAAAATACGTGGTCCTTTACaagtagttaaagataagttacttgacaagtataacgtagaggctataacagtgagtcagtacctacagataataaagggaaatattaataagattcataaatttgctctaaacaacttgtgtaaaaatcaaagagagatgaaaattaggtatgataaaaacagtaaagatagaaagtttaatgtgggagatttagtcttggccttctatcccattactggttctccttttaaaagtaagttttctggcccttatgttatacagaaacgtttagataatcagaattatatcataaaaactccagataGACGTAAAAGCACTCAGTTAGTCCATATTAATATGCTTAAGGAATATCATGCCGATTCCTCTGTTGCTCTATTTTGTTCCAGAGACActgatattgtaaaacaaaagttCACCACCTTAAATGGTGTAAATTCTTTAGGCCTAGATGAAATCCCATCATGGGCTGACTTTTCTAATAGAGAAATCTTAGAATTTCTTCCGCAGTATCTACAGCACCTAAATGAGGAGCaacggtgtgatattaagaatctgCTACGACAGTATGAAGATGTATGCAGTGATAATCCCCGAGAATGCAGTGTTATTTCTCACGACATTGAGTTATTGCCAGGAACTCGTCCTATACGACAAAACTACTATCGAACCGATTTTGAAAAACGAAAGGTAATGCAAGAAGAGGTCGAGTATCTACTGAAGCATAAACTTGCTGTGCCTAGCAAGTCTCCTTGGGCTTCTCCTTGCTTACTAGTGCCCAAGTCTAATGGTAAGGTCAGGTTATGTACAGACTATAGAAAATTGAATTCGGTAACCATAAAAGACAGTTACCCCGCCACGTATTGATTATATATTGGACTCCATTGGTAAGTCGAAGTAATTAACCCAAGTCGATatgctgaagggttattatcaagtcCCATTGTCAGGGAGAGCGAAGGAGATGTCCGCCTTTATTACTCCCTTTGGGTTGTTCCAATATGAAAGACTTCCTTTTGGTCTGTGCAACGCACCTGACACATTTCAGAGAATGGTAAATGATGTCATAAGAGATCTGGATGGGGTTTACGGTTacctggatgacattcttgtagtaTCTGACACATGGGAGGAACATCTTGGTAAGCTTAAAGCACTTCTTGATAGATTTAGAAGGTTGGGTTTAACAATAAATCTTGCTAAATCAAACTTTGCTAAAGCTCGTGTAAAGTACTTGGGACATGTTATTGGATGCGGGGACATATTGCGTAAAACCACTAACATAGAAGctatattaaattatcccgtacctacaaacagaaaagaagtaatgagattcattggaatgacctcatattaccgcagattttgcaagaatttcagtaaTGTAGCTCATCCGTTGATAAACTTGACTAGTACTGAGACCAAATTCTtatgggatgaatcttgtcaaGACTCCTTCAAACAGATCAAAAGCCTACTTTGCTGTAAACCAGTATTAACAACTCTTGATCCTTCAAAACCCTTTGTTCTCCAGGTTAATACATGTGACTACGGGGTTGGTactgtcctcctacaagagaagcCTGAAACAAACTTGCTTCACCCTGTGTCTTACTACTCATGCTTATTTGCCACCTGTGTGTCTCGTCCAAGCTCCTGCTTCGTAAGCGCTTGTTAAGAACTTATCTGAtcattgtgagtacggttattatatcatatgatattttggatttggtactgggcagaatatttagtttatTATGTTGTTTATGTTAATAAATTGGTAATgttttgatatgtgaagttttgctaattaaatgtaattgttttattgtttttttcttcatataacctattgttaattttgtatatttaacttgaaccttgacaatatatatatatatatatatatatatatatatatatatatatatatatatatattatgtgtgtgtgtgtttgtgtgtgtgcgtgtgtgcgtgtgtgtgtatatatatatctatatgtaaataatatatatatatataatatatatatatatatatatatctataaatatatacatacatatatatatatatatatatatctatatatatatatctactaaaatatatacatatatatatatatatatatatacagtatatatatatatatatacaaatattaatatatatatatatatatatatatgtatatatatatatatatatatatatatataatatatatatatatatatatatatattgtgtatatatatatatatatatatatatatatatttatttcttggcttttatatataaatatatatacatatatatatatatatatatatatatatatatatatatatatatatatatatatatatatatgtatattcaaataagccagatatatttttgatacattaatgtctggattctcttaacgacctcgggatcagagccccaggcgaaatcacacaaagacaagagcttggctctggccgggaatcgaaccctggtcggcaagcttagtcactgtctatacaagcttgccgaccagggttcgattcccggccggagccaagctcttgtctttgtgtgattttgcctggggctctgatcccgaggtcgttaagagaatccagacattaatgtatcaaaaatatatatggcttatttgaatatgaaaaacacgtaaaaatgtgcaaaattaatcacatatatatatacatatatatatatatatatatatatatatatatatatatatatataatatatatatatatatatatgcatatatatgcatatatatatatatatatatatatatatatatatatatatatatatatatatatatatatatatatatatatatatgcatatatatgcatatatagatataaagatatatatatatatatatatatatatatatatatatatatatatatatatatatatacatatatatatatatatatatatatatatatatatatatatatatatatatatacatatatatacatatatatacatatatatatatatatatatatatatatatatatatatgtatatatatacatatatataaatatatatatacacacacacatatatatataatatatatatatatatatatatataaatatatatatgtatatattatatatatatatatatatatatatatatatatatatatttataaatatatatatatgtatatatatatatatttatatatatatatatatatatatatatatatatatatacatatatatatatatatatatatatatatatatatataattataaatatatatatatatatataaatatatacatatatatatatatatatatatatata encodes:
- the LOC137621729 gene encoding uncharacterized protein translates to MVIKKAVLDAYAVTSEGYHQKFCNYVKPHIMTWTEFAAEKLRLFRKWLDSDVVTYEELNSLIVTEEFKRRLPQNIMFYIADKEEKDLKKAAVLADNYSLIRKGSLGNVKQHRAEPLGDKDGKTDRGLFCNYCKKEGHMISNCPNPACKRGKLTENRAPVKVFPGYKSDAGKESVMHCVSQDKNLFEKFICNGTISLHSTDKPIKVRMLRDTGSNQSILIKSVVPNLTLLDEKVVVRDLTDTKLLPLTEVFMDCLYVTSKVKMAVREGNFPLQNVQVLLGNDLAGELLLPNLIMYETPGIIEESENERDRECQKEEN